From a single Azospirillum humicireducens genomic region:
- a CDS encoding tetratricopeptide repeat protein, whose product MADSAEIAASIEIETLQGQRMTVPDAVRQALDYCNSGWLDISGFICERILAADPGNAHALLIQGISAYKNREPARALPILAEALRREPGSADILYHLGQVLLLCGHLDRAGLAFQCAIEGRSDYAEAMAGLAEVRRAKGDTDGAYELLRRSVALKGNYSPSYIAYSLMRFDRSLPPGTEGGWNRRREALRDRPCLTMASLGSYGRFAQTVNEYVAMRLYAEKYGMEFLTPDWVGHAFFSLDDPRLDPSVLPQFQGWLRQRKDFAHGFDGEVADPFRDRDLFLGGSPVNPMLKERQADILSWLTPRPCWSRFLEPPVEALRRRGRTLVAVHIRQTDWWNQDYTPLSLYLDWLDGLWPTLEDPVLFVATDEPSVVPAFARFNPTTPADFPVRWEGLEYLQDFHAMTRADILAISTGSFAATAAALNPSPRLLLHPAEGNRGLVPFQAWR is encoded by the coding sequence ATGGCCGACTCCGCCGAAATCGCCGCTTCCATCGAGATCGAAACCCTGCAGGGGCAGCGGATGACGGTTCCCGATGCCGTCCGGCAGGCGCTCGACTATTGCAACTCGGGCTGGCTCGACATCAGCGGCTTCATCTGCGAGCGCATTCTGGCCGCCGATCCCGGCAACGCCCACGCCCTGCTGATCCAGGGCATCTCGGCCTACAAGAACCGCGAGCCGGCGAGGGCCCTCCCGATCCTGGCGGAGGCGCTGCGCCGCGAACCGGGTTCGGCCGACATCCTGTATCATCTGGGGCAGGTGCTGCTGCTGTGCGGGCATCTCGACCGGGCGGGTCTGGCCTTCCAATGCGCCATCGAGGGACGCTCCGACTATGCCGAGGCGATGGCCGGGCTTGCCGAAGTGCGCCGGGCCAAGGGCGACACCGACGGCGCCTATGAGCTGCTGCGGCGCTCGGTCGCGCTGAAGGGCAATTATTCGCCCTCCTACATCGCCTATTCGCTGATGCGCTTCGACCGCTCGCTGCCGCCGGGGACCGAGGGCGGATGGAACCGGCGGCGGGAGGCGCTGCGCGACCGCCCCTGCCTGACCATGGCCTCGCTCGGCTCCTACGGCCGTTTCGCCCAGACGGTGAACGAGTATGTCGCCATGCGCCTCTATGCCGAGAAGTACGGGATGGAGTTCCTGACCCCCGACTGGGTCGGACACGCCTTCTTCTCCCTCGACGACCCGCGGCTGGACCCGTCGGTGTTGCCGCAGTTCCAGGGCTGGCTGCGGCAGCGCAAGGATTTCGCCCACGGATTCGACGGGGAGGTGGCAGATCCCTTCCGCGACCGCGACCTGTTCCTGGGCGGCTCGCCGGTCAACCCGATGCTGAAGGAACGGCAGGCGGATATCCTGTCCTGGCTGACCCCGCGCCCCTGCTGGAGCCGCTTCCTGGAGCCGCCGGTGGAGGCTCTGCGCCGCCGCGGCCGCACGCTGGTCGCCGTGCATATCCGACAGACCGACTGGTGGAACCAGGACTACACGCCGCTGTCGCTCTATCTGGACTGGCTCGACGGGCTGTGGCCGACGCTGGAGGACCCGGTGCTGTTCGTCGCCACCGACGAGCCGAGCGTGGTCCCCGCATTCGCCCGTTTCAATCCGACCACCCCGGCCGATTTCCCGGTCCGCTGGGAGGGGCTGGAGTATCTGCAGGATTTCCATGCGATGACGCGGGCCGACATCCTGGCGATCAGCACCGGCTCCTTCGCCGCCACCGCCGCCGCCCTGAACCCCTCCCCCCGCCTGCTGCTCCACCCTGCCGAGGGCAACCGCGGGCTGGTGCCGTTCCAGGCATGGCGCTAA
- a CDS encoding tetratricopeptide repeat protein: MGVVISEFSPAFIEAFNGGAVLFQAGRFGEAAETFRRLAGEHPGVAALHGNLGLSLRAAGRPEEALEPLRQALRLRPAYPDALNALGGILLDQRNLDHALIAFQALVKLKHDYPGALLTLGNLFMFTGDGERARAAYRLAILAEPDIGTNYNNLGAVSLSLGHPHEAARQYRRALAIEVGKPEYRKNLGTCLLMAGDYPNGTVAYEGRLEQPVWRKRNMPGVLWQGQPLEGRTLLVHFEQGLGDSFQYIRYAGVLKRMGARVLYECQPALKRVLSTAPDLDGLFAFGEPLPAYDYHVSLMSLMHRLGTTPDTVPGGVPYLRAEPELAARWAERLDRLEDGRRPGLRVGINWHGNETGKSIPLECFEAMGRLPGVRLYSLQKVSGLDHLERLRDRVRVTELGSDFDAGPDAFLDTAAVMANLDLVITCDTSVCHLAGAMGRPTWVVLKWFADWRWMRDRLDSPWYPTMRLFRQATSNDWAEVMARVTADVAAEAAARAASPAGWEMPR, translated from the coding sequence TTGGGGGTTGTCATTTCCGAATTCTCACCGGCCTTCATCGAGGCCTTCAACGGCGGCGCCGTCCTGTTCCAGGCCGGCCGCTTCGGCGAGGCGGCCGAAACCTTCCGCCGGCTGGCCGGCGAGCATCCCGGTGTCGCCGCCCTGCACGGCAACCTCGGCCTGTCGCTGCGGGCCGCCGGGCGGCCGGAGGAGGCGCTGGAGCCGCTGCGTCAGGCGCTGCGCCTGCGCCCGGCCTATCCGGACGCGCTGAACGCGTTGGGCGGCATCCTGCTCGACCAGCGCAACCTCGACCATGCGCTGATCGCCTTCCAGGCGCTGGTGAAGCTGAAGCACGATTATCCGGGCGCGCTGCTGACGCTCGGCAACCTGTTCATGTTCACCGGCGACGGGGAAAGGGCGCGCGCCGCCTACCGGCTGGCGATCCTGGCCGAACCCGACATCGGCACCAACTACAACAATCTGGGCGCCGTCAGCCTCAGTCTCGGACATCCGCATGAGGCGGCGCGGCAGTACCGCCGCGCTCTCGCCATCGAGGTCGGCAAGCCGGAATACCGCAAGAATCTCGGCACCTGCCTGCTGATGGCCGGCGACTACCCCAACGGCACCGTCGCCTATGAGGGCCGGCTGGAGCAGCCGGTCTGGCGCAAGCGCAACATGCCGGGCGTGCTGTGGCAGGGCCAGCCTCTGGAAGGCCGGACGCTGCTGGTGCATTTCGAGCAGGGGCTGGGCGATTCCTTCCAGTACATCCGCTATGCCGGCGTGCTGAAGCGGATGGGCGCGCGGGTGCTCTACGAATGCCAGCCGGCGCTGAAGCGCGTGCTGTCCACCGCCCCCGACCTGGACGGGCTGTTCGCCTTCGGCGAGCCGCTGCCGGCCTACGACTACCACGTCTCGCTGATGAGCCTGATGCACCGGCTGGGCACCACGCCGGACACCGTTCCCGGCGGCGTGCCCTATCTGCGTGCCGAACCGGAGCTGGCGGCGCGCTGGGCCGAGCGGCTGGACCGGCTGGAGGATGGCCGGCGTCCGGGCTTGCGCGTCGGCATCAACTGGCACGGCAACGAGACCGGCAAGTCAATTCCGCTGGAATGCTTCGAGGCGATGGGCCGGCTGCCCGGCGTCCGGCTCTACAGCCTGCAGAAGGTGTCGGGCCTCGACCATCTGGAGCGGCTGCGCGACCGGGTCCGGGTGACGGAGCTGGGGTCGGATTTCGACGCCGGGCCGGATGCCTTCCTCGACACCGCCGCGGTGATGGCCAACCTGGATCTGGTCATCACCTGCGACACCTCGGTCTGCCATCTCGCCGGCGCCATGGGGCGGCCGACCTGGGTGGTGCTGAAATGGTTCGCGGACTGGCGCTGGATGCGCGACCGGCTCGACAGCCCCTGGTATCCGACCATGCGCCTGTTCCGTCAGGCGACGTCCAACGATTGGGCCGAGGTGATGGCCAGGGTGACGGCCGATGTGGCGGCGGAAGCCGCCGCACGGGCCGCCTCCCCGGCCGGCTGGGAGATGCCGCGATGA
- a CDS encoding tetratricopeptide repeat protein, which produces MTLNEAVRLALGHFHAGRMAEAEGLCRAILQAAPGTGEVAQLLGVTVMMQGRPQEAEAILRQSIAMRPELPDSHGNLGTVLQSLGRMAEALAAHDRCVQLSPSVPEAYVNRGSARLTLGDRNGAATDFARALRLRPVDALAAANLGVALREAHRVAEAERALRRALTVDPGHAEAMLGHAHSLRELGRLAEAKTAYTRAVALSPAKTEALCYHLYLMQTLCDWDDYDRLCARVTDIIDRDGGVVIPLATLSIDTTPAQQDRSARLFFDRLIKRASPPQLQARPPSPGGRLRIAYVSADFHEHATAFLAAELFELHDRDRFEVLAYSYGPDDGSAMRQRLVKAFDRFRDIRSVPLDAVARCMADDGVDIMIDLKGYTKQTRLDLLSRRLAPVEVSYLGYPGTIGCPHMDYVIGDRFVTPPEHQPFYAERLAILPDAYQINDRRRPLPEQVPSRAECGLPEDGVVFAAFNTAYKISPSMFALWMRILKRVPGAVLWLFEANPLAAGNLKAQAQAQGVDPARLVFAPPRPLADHIARYRVADLALDTLPYTGHTTTSDALWAGCPVVTCLGGTFASRVAASLLSAAGLPDTITRSLAEYEDLAVALAGDPARRAGFRKRLEDGRMTAPLFDSHRFTRNLERAYQVMWSLHSTGRPPQGFMLPAG; this is translated from the coding sequence ATGACGCTGAACGAGGCGGTGCGGCTGGCGCTGGGGCATTTCCACGCCGGCCGGATGGCGGAGGCCGAAGGGCTGTGCCGGGCCATCCTGCAGGCCGCGCCCGGAACGGGCGAGGTCGCCCAGCTTCTGGGCGTGACGGTGATGATGCAGGGCCGCCCGCAGGAGGCCGAGGCGATCCTGCGCCAGTCGATCGCCATGCGGCCGGAACTGCCCGACAGCCATGGCAATCTCGGCACGGTGCTGCAGTCGCTGGGCCGCATGGCCGAGGCGTTGGCGGCGCACGACCGATGCGTCCAGCTGTCGCCCTCCGTCCCCGAGGCTTACGTCAACCGCGGCTCCGCCCGCCTGACCCTGGGCGACCGCAACGGGGCGGCGACCGACTTCGCCCGCGCGCTGCGGCTGCGGCCCGTCGATGCGCTCGCCGCGGCCAATCTCGGCGTCGCCCTGCGCGAGGCCCATCGCGTGGCCGAGGCGGAGCGCGCGCTGCGCCGGGCGCTGACCGTCGATCCCGGCCATGCCGAGGCGATGCTGGGCCATGCCCACAGCTTGCGCGAGCTGGGCCGGCTGGCCGAGGCGAAGACCGCCTACACCCGCGCGGTGGCGCTGTCCCCGGCCAAGACCGAGGCGCTGTGCTACCACCTCTACCTGATGCAGACGCTGTGCGACTGGGACGATTACGACCGGCTCTGCGCACGGGTGACGGACATCATCGACCGGGACGGCGGCGTCGTCATCCCGCTGGCCACCCTGTCGATCGACACCACCCCCGCCCAGCAGGACCGCTCCGCCCGCCTGTTCTTCGACCGGCTGATCAAGCGCGCGTCACCGCCGCAACTGCAGGCACGGCCCCCGTCCCCCGGCGGGCGGCTGCGCATCGCCTATGTCTCGGCCGACTTCCACGAACACGCCACCGCCTTCCTGGCGGCCGAGCTGTTCGAGCTGCACGACCGCGACCGCTTCGAGGTGCTGGCCTATTCCTACGGCCCCGACGACGGCAGCGCCATGCGCCAGCGGCTGGTGAAGGCCTTCGACCGCTTCCGCGACATCCGCAGCGTTCCGCTCGACGCCGTCGCCCGCTGCATGGCCGACGACGGCGTCGACATCATGATCGACCTGAAGGGCTACACGAAGCAGACCCGGCTCGACCTGCTGTCGCGCCGGCTGGCGCCGGTCGAGGTCAGTTACCTGGGCTATCCCGGCACAATCGGCTGCCCGCACATGGACTATGTGATCGGCGACCGCTTCGTCACCCCGCCGGAGCACCAGCCCTTCTATGCCGAGCGGCTGGCGATCCTGCCCGACGCCTACCAGATCAACGACCGCCGCCGTCCGCTGCCGGAACAGGTGCCGTCGCGGGCCGAGTGCGGGCTGCCGGAGGACGGCGTCGTCTTCGCCGCCTTCAACACCGCCTACAAGATCAGCCCGTCCATGTTCGCGCTGTGGATGCGCATCCTGAAGCGCGTGCCGGGGGCGGTGCTGTGGCTGTTCGAGGCCAACCCGCTGGCCGCCGGCAACCTGAAGGCCCAGGCGCAGGCCCAGGGCGTCGACCCGGCGCGGCTGGTCTTCGCCCCGCCCCGTCCGCTTGCCGACCACATCGCCCGCTACCGCGTCGCCGATCTGGCGCTCGACACCCTGCCCTACACCGGCCACACCACCACCAGCGACGCGCTGTGGGCGGGATGCCCGGTGGTGACCTGCCTGGGCGGGACCTTCGCGTCGCGGGTGGCGGCCAGCCTGCTGAGCGCGGCCGGGCTGCCCGACACCATCACCCGCTCGCTGGCCGAGTACGAGGATCTGGCGGTGGCGCTCGCCGGCGACCCCGCGCGCCGGGCCGGCTTCCGCAAGCGGCTGGAGGATGGCAGGATGACCGCGCCGCTGTTCGACAGCCACCGCTTCACCCGCAACCTGGAGCGCGCCTATCAGGTCATGTGGTCGCTGCACAGCACCGGCCGCCCGCCGCAGGGCTTCATGCTGCCGGCGGGCTGA
- a CDS encoding glycosyltransferase yields the protein MTSIHDILTRAADLHRTGDADLAARLYRLILVSDPAHMDALHLLGLLQRRIDQRHGTRIVARALRLQPDHPAALFNQAGILMAMGRLDEATAHFRRKLVSEPSCIPTLTRLGTDALACGRIDEAERLLRRAAAVESGGGAPAVTLRCALERCATARSLRDDAADPSLPPGLIVRGVFRDSSGYAYVVRRFVQELVAAGIAVRLVDLNYGQGDNLPDSMIDPLLLSLDRPVRAKAVLSITTPPAVECIPGLKTVNFSMFEGIDIPPLWAGLSRRHDHVVVATDSSRAAWLRAGHPAERIHICPAGVDGIDPGGIAPIVITDHIGRRFADYPVRILNVSDFNERKNLIGLLRVWVRTTRPEDPAALLLKAGKGGGIADRIGGLLRQASEQAGRPLTQVAPIFLVEGKLSDAAMMSLHAASTHYWSMSHGEGWDLPMAQAGAMGLTLLAPDHSAYRAYLDERVAHMIPATVTPGIGGYARQDWWSPDENEAARLLRAVIDDPAATRRSAQAHLLAQFSWQAATRRLIALLRECDAL from the coding sequence ATGACCTCGATCCACGACATCCTGACCCGGGCCGCCGACCTGCACCGGACCGGCGACGCCGATCTGGCGGCGAGGCTCTATCGCCTCATCCTGGTCAGCGATCCGGCCCATATGGATGCCCTTCATCTGCTGGGCCTGCTGCAGCGCCGCATCGACCAGCGGCATGGGACACGCATCGTTGCCCGCGCGCTTCGGCTGCAGCCGGACCATCCCGCCGCCCTGTTCAACCAGGCCGGCATCCTGATGGCCATGGGCCGGCTGGACGAGGCCACGGCGCATTTCCGCCGCAAGCTGGTGTCGGAACCGTCCTGCATTCCCACCCTGACGCGCCTGGGGACCGACGCGCTCGCCTGCGGACGGATCGACGAGGCCGAACGGCTTCTGCGCCGGGCCGCCGCGGTGGAAAGCGGCGGCGGCGCTCCCGCGGTGACCCTGCGCTGCGCCCTGGAGCGTTGCGCCACCGCCCGCAGCCTCCGCGACGATGCGGCCGACCCGTCCCTGCCGCCGGGTCTGATCGTCCGCGGGGTGTTCCGCGACAGCAGCGGCTATGCCTATGTCGTGCGCCGTTTCGTCCAGGAGCTGGTGGCGGCCGGGATCGCCGTCCGGCTGGTCGACCTGAACTATGGCCAAGGGGACAATCTTCCGGACAGCATGATCGATCCGCTGCTGCTCTCGCTCGACCGTCCGGTGCGGGCCAAGGCGGTGCTGTCGATCACCACGCCGCCGGCGGTGGAGTGCATCCCCGGTCTGAAGACCGTCAATTTCAGCATGTTCGAGGGGATCGACATCCCACCCCTGTGGGCGGGGCTCAGCCGGCGCCACGATCATGTCGTGGTCGCCACCGACTCCTCGCGCGCCGCCTGGCTGCGCGCCGGCCATCCGGCGGAGCGCATCCACATCTGCCCCGCCGGGGTGGACGGGATCGATCCCGGAGGTATCGCCCCCATCGTCATCACCGACCATATCGGCCGCCGGTTCGCCGATTACCCGGTGCGCATCCTGAACGTCTCCGACTTCAATGAACGCAAGAACCTGATCGGGCTCCTCCGCGTCTGGGTGCGGACGACGCGGCCGGAGGACCCGGCGGCCCTGCTGCTGAAGGCCGGCAAGGGCGGGGGGATCGCCGACAGGATCGGCGGGCTGCTGAGACAGGCGTCGGAGCAGGCCGGCCGGCCGCTGACGCAGGTGGCGCCGATCTTCCTGGTGGAAGGCAAGCTGTCGGATGCGGCGATGATGTCGCTGCACGCCGCCTCCACCCATTACTGGAGCATGTCGCACGGCGAGGGCTGGGACTTGCCGATGGCCCAGGCCGGCGCCATGGGCCTGACCCTGCTGGCCCCCGACCACAGCGCCTATCGGGCCTATCTGGACGAGCGGGTGGCGCACATGATCCCCGCCACGGTCACGCCCGGCATCGGCGGCTATGCCAGACAGGACTGGTGGAGTCCCGACGAGAACGAGGCCGCCCGGCTGCTGCGCGCGGTGATCGACGATCCGGCCGCCACCCGCCGGTCGGCGCAGGCCCACCTGCTGGCGCAGTTCAGCTGGCAGGCCGCCACCCGCCGGCTGATCGCCCTGCTGCGGGAGTGCGACGCGCTGTGA
- a CDS encoding tetratricopeptide repeat protein — translation MAPLTQDDRKDQDALKRRALDALGAGRLQEAESLYRELLAQDGMAADLWNNLGVVLAERKRPAEAAAALRNALILRPDYDKPWVGLGSDAFGDRLEEAVRCWTRAIQLEPRQGSGLWFNLGVVRQMRGEAAEAAALFDRAESLTPDDPRIASQRLLCLNYLDLPGERLLAEHRRFDQRFGDKADGSRPPAVPHANRPDPEKRLRIGYLSVEFREHLGAYFLTPLFEAADRGRFEIVCYSILPEVHADAYTARFKAQADGWRTIGHLDDEALAAQIRADGIDILVDLAGHSGLNRLPMLARRPAPVQVTWLGYPNGTGMEAVGYRIVDPVSDPIGPTDLHAVEALVRLPAPFLCFRPPASAPPVVPLPAGATGAVTFGSFNKLSKITDGTVALWAEVLRRVPDARLLLKDRPLSDPGTADMTRSRFAAAGVDPARLDLVGFIKDAAGHLAAYNRIDIALDPHPYNGTITTCDTLWMGAPLVTLAGSRHAARVGASLMTAVGLPELVAATPDRYAAIAADLAGDLTRLMRLRMGLRERVRRSALCDETRFMRNLETAYRLMWRRWCDDAATGRSA, via the coding sequence ATGGCACCGCTCACCCAGGATGACCGCAAGGACCAGGACGCGCTGAAACGCCGGGCGCTGGACGCTCTCGGCGCAGGGCGGCTGCAGGAGGCCGAGTCCCTCTATCGCGAGCTGCTGGCCCAGGACGGCATGGCCGCCGACCTGTGGAACAACCTGGGCGTCGTCCTGGCCGAGCGGAAGCGCCCGGCCGAGGCGGCGGCGGCGCTGCGCAACGCCCTGATCCTGCGGCCGGACTATGACAAGCCCTGGGTCGGGCTGGGCAGCGATGCCTTCGGCGACCGGCTGGAGGAGGCGGTGCGATGCTGGACCCGGGCCATCCAGCTGGAGCCGCGGCAGGGATCCGGGTTGTGGTTCAACCTGGGCGTGGTCCGGCAGATGCGCGGCGAGGCGGCCGAGGCCGCCGCCCTGTTCGACCGGGCCGAGTCCCTGACCCCCGACGACCCGCGCATCGCCAGCCAGCGGCTGCTGTGCCTCAACTATCTCGACCTGCCGGGTGAGCGCCTGCTGGCCGAGCACCGTCGCTTCGACCAGCGGTTCGGCGACAAGGCCGACGGGAGCCGCCCGCCCGCCGTCCCGCACGCCAACCGGCCCGATCCGGAGAAGCGGCTGCGCATCGGCTATCTGTCGGTCGAGTTCCGCGAGCATCTGGGCGCCTATTTCCTGACGCCCCTGTTCGAGGCCGCCGACCGCGGCCGGTTCGAGATCGTCTGCTATTCGATCCTGCCGGAAGTCCACGCCGACGCCTACACCGCCCGCTTCAAGGCACAGGCCGACGGCTGGCGCACCATTGGCCATCTGGACGACGAGGCGTTGGCGGCGCAGATCCGCGCCGACGGCATCGACATCCTGGTCGACCTCGCCGGCCATTCCGGGCTGAACCGGCTTCCGATGCTGGCGCGGCGCCCCGCGCCGGTGCAGGTGACCTGGCTCGGCTACCCCAACGGCACCGGCATGGAGGCGGTCGGCTACCGGATCGTCGATCCGGTCAGCGATCCGATCGGCCCGACCGACCTCCATGCGGTGGAAGCCCTGGTCCGGCTGCCCGCTCCCTTCCTGTGCTTCCGCCCGCCGGCCTCCGCCCCGCCGGTGGTGCCGCTGCCGGCGGGCGCCACCGGGGCCGTGACCTTCGGATCCTTCAACAAGCTGTCGAAGATCACCGACGGCACCGTCGCCCTGTGGGCCGAGGTGCTGCGCCGCGTGCCGGACGCCCGCCTTCTGCTGAAGGACCGGCCGCTGTCCGATCCCGGCACCGCGGACATGACCCGGTCGCGCTTCGCCGCCGCCGGCGTCGATCCGGCCCGGCTCGACCTCGTCGGTTTCATCAAGGATGCCGCCGGGCACCTCGCCGCCTACAACCGCATCGACATCGCGCTGGACCCGCATCCCTACAATGGCACCATCACCACCTGCGACACGCTGTGGATGGGGGCGCCGCTGGTGACGCTGGCGGGCAGCCGCCACGCCGCCCGCGTCGGCGCCAGCCTGATGACCGCCGTCGGCCTGCCCGAGCTGGTCGCCGCCACTCCCGACCGCTATGCCGCCATCGCCGCCGATCTGGCCGGCGACCTGACCCGGCTGATGCGCCTGCGCATGGGCCTGCGCGAGCGGGTGCGGAGATCGGCGCTGTGCGACGAGACGCGCTTCATGCGCAATCTGGAGACCGCCTACCGGCTGATGTGGCGGCGCTGGTGCGACGATGCCGCAACCGGGCGGTCGGCTTGA